The genomic window TTATAGCCGCCTCCCTGCCTGCTCCAGGCCCTTTGACATATACTTCTACATTTCTCATGCCCATATCCATAGCCGCCTTTGCAGCTGCTTCTGCAGCCATCTGCGCCGCAAAAGGTGTGGATTTCCTTGAACCTTTGAAACCCACTGTACCAGCGCTAGCCCATGAAATAGCATTTCCGGTCATATCTGTAAGCGTTACAATAGTATTATTAAAAGTTGAGTGAATGTGCGCAATACCCTTTTCCACATTTCTTCTATCGCGCCTTCTTCTGGCCTTTTTAACGTTTTTAGGCATATACGTCCCTCCTCTTACTTTTATTTCTTCTTCTTGGCCACAGTCCTCTTAGGCCCTTTTCTCGTTCTGGCATTAGTTCTGGTACGCTGACCTCGTACGGGCAATCCTTTACGATGCCGGATACCTCTATAACATCCGATATCTATAAGCCTTTTTATATTTGTCGCAACTTCTCTTCTTAAATCTCCCTCGACCTTATATTCATTCTCAATTATTTCCCTTAATTTCCTTTCTTCTTCATCAGTAAGATCTCGAACACGGGTATCCGGGTTTACCCCGGCTTTTTCTAATATCTTCTTTGAAGTAGCTCTTCCTATCCCATATATATACGTCAAACCTATTTCAACCCTTTTATCTCTTGGTAAATCAATGCCTGCTATTCTCGCCATAATCGTGCCTCCTTTCAACCCTGTCTCTGTTTATGTTTCGGGTTTTCGCAGATAATCATAACCCTACCTTTTCTCTTTATGACTTTGCATTTCTCACAAATCGGTTTAACCGATGGCCTTACCTTCATACAAAATCACTCCTTTTCTTTCTTTCCTCTCCATACGATCCTACCTCTCGTAAGGTCGTAAGGAGTTAATTCTACAGTCACTTTATCTCCCGGAAGGATTTTTATAAAGTTCATTCTCAGTTTGCCAGATATATGGGCTAACACCCTATAGCCATTTTCCAACTCTACCTGAAACATCGCATTAGGCAACGCCTCAACAACAGTCCCCTCTACCTCAATGACATCTTCTTTAGGCAAGGAAATTACCTCCCCATTTCACGCCTTTTTATATTTTTCCAGAGCCTTTCTTAAATCCGCATTCGAAATCTTTTTGCCACTCAATATTTTATCTCTAATGAACTCATCGCACTCATTTGTCTTTAAAAGATGTTTTATATTTTTTTTCTTAGGTTTATCTACCTTACGTAGCTCTCCATCAGCAATAAACGCATATCCACCATCTACAGCCAAAACAATAAAGTATCTGCCACTATCTCTGCCCATTTTCGATTTAACAATCTGACCAGGGGTTAAATCACTACTATTATTCATTTATTTCACCTGCCAGAATAGTCAATATTTCAGGTCCTTCAGGTGTAATAGCAATTGTGTTTTCATAATGTGCAGATAGTTTGCCGTCTGCTGTCACAACAGTCCAGTTATTGTCAAGAGTACGTACTTCAAAAGTGCCTTCGTTGACCATCGGCTCAATGGCAAGAGTCATACCTTCTCTAAGCCTTACACCCCTCCCCGAACATCCAAAATTCGGAACCTGTGGATCTTCATGCATACTACGACCTATGCCATGACCTACATATTCTCTCACAACAGAATAACCATTGGATTCCACATATCTTTGAATGGCGTATGAAATATCGTATAGCCGATGATCGCTGGTAGCGTACTGGATACCTTTAAAAAAACTTTCTTTTGTAACCTCAATCAACCTTTTCGCAGAGGCAGATATATTCCCTACAGGGAAGGTACGCGCCGCATCGCCGTGATACCCATTATAAATCACTCCGATATCAACGCTTACTATATCTCCATCCTTTAATTCCCTATCGCCAGGAATACCGTGTACAACCTCCTCGTTAACTGAAACACATATATTTGCAGGAAAGCCATTGTATCCCTTGAAAGAAGGAATTGCCCTATTTTTCTTTATATAATTTTCTGCGACGCGGTCCAGCTCAATTGTCTTAACCCCTGGCTTAATCTTTTCGCCAACCAGCTGAAGGCATTCCGCGACGATCCTACCTGCGATTTTCATAATCTCTATCTCGCGGCGCGATTTAATTATAATCATTTATCGTCGATGCTCCCCAATATGCGGCAAATATCTGCAAAAGCCTCCTCAATAGGCTTACCGCCATCTACTTCATACAAAAGACCTTTTTTGCTGTAATAATCTATCAGAGGTTTAGTCTGTTCATCATATACATCTAATCGCTTCTCAATCGTCTCTTTTGTATCGTCTTTTCTCTGTATTAAATTTGCACCACATACGTCGCATTTGCCCTCTACTTTTGGCGGAATATTTATTAAATGATAAACGGCACCACATTCCGGGCATACTCTTCTATAAATTACCCTATTTATTAATGTTTCCCTTTCTGCTACCATATTAATCACTGCATCAATTTTTTTGCCCATTTCTTTCAAAAAGTCGTCGAGAGCATCTGCCTGTTTTATTGTTCTGGGAAAGCCATCAAGTAAAAACCCCTTTTCACAATCAGGTCTCTTCAAGCGGTCCTTTACTATTTCGATGACGATCTCATCAGGTACCAATTGTCCCTTATCCATATACTCTTTCGCCTTATTCCCCAGTGCTGTCCCATTTTTTAGGTTTTCGCGGAATATGTCGCCAGTTGAAATATGAGGTATACCGTACTTGTCAACTATTTTCGCTGCGTGGGTGCCCTTTCCCGCTCCTGGCGGACCCATCAATATAACATTCATGTTATCACCTCATTTTAGAAATCCTTGATAATGGCGCATCAACATTTGTCCTTCCAATTGCTTGATAGTATCTATGGCAACACCAACGGCAATGAGGATTGCTGTACCGCCAAATGCTACGTTTAGACCTGTAGCACTCATTATCAATATCGGTATGACCGTAATAAGGGCAAGAAAAACACCGCCAACAAAAGTGATTCTATACATTATCCGGGTCAAATAATCTGCCGTCGGTTTTCCTGGCCTTATACCCGGTATAAAACCACCGTATTGTTTCATATTGTCAGCTACTTCTATAGGGTTGAAAATTATAGCCGTATAGAAATAAGTAAACAATATGATCAATATGAAATCAATCAAATTGTATGCGAAGCTATTCCAGTTAAAGTATCTATTTACTATGGTAGCAAATGTAGTATTTGGTAAAAACGCTGCGATCTGCAATGGAAAACCCACTATCGAAAGGCCAAAAATTATTGGTATAACCCCCGCCTGTAGCAATCTCAAGGGTATATGTGTGGATTGGCCTCCGTATACCTTTCTTCCTACCGTCCTCTTAGCATATTGTACAGGAATACGCCTTTGCGCTTCCTGCATTACTACAACGGATACAATTAACAACAATATAGCAATCCAAAAACCTAATCCACCCAAGAAGCTGGTAGTGCCTCCACTCACATATTTAAATGTGGTTGCAATCATACTCGGTATTCTCGCAATTATACCCGCAAAAATTATAAGGGATATACCATTGCCTATACCTTTATCAGTGATCTGTTCACCCAACCACATAAGAAACGCCGTTCCTGCCGTAAGCGTCAGGACTATTATCGTCATATTTATAAAACTGGGATTTACAATAGCACCTTTCAGCCCAAATGTCAAGCCGATTGCCTGTATCAATGCCAGTATTACCGTCCCATATCTCGTATACTGAGCAATCTTTTTACGTCCTTCCTCACCCTCTTTTGCCAATTGTTCCAAGCTTGGAATAGCAATTGTCAAAAGCTGAAGTATTATTGAGGCGTTGACATAAGGAATAATGCTCATAGCAAATATTGTAAAATCCCTGAATGCACCACCTGATATTATATCAAAAAAACCTAATAATTGTCCACTTTTCAGGTAATCTTTTATAATGGACGCATCTATATTAGGGATAGGAATATGGGATCCAGCTCTGAAAATTAACAACATTATCAGCGTATAAAGCATCCGTTTCCTTAAATCAGGCACTTTCCAGGCATTAATTAAGGTGGACAGCAATTTAAATCACCTCTACCTTTCCTCCAGCTTCCTGGATTTTTTTCACAGCACCCTCTGAAAACTTATTAGCCTTCACTGTCAAATTCTTTGTTAATTCGCCATCACCCAGTATTTTAACGCCATCTTTAATGTCCTTTATAATCCTTCTCTCCAGCAACACGTCAGGTGTAACCACATCTCCGTCATTAAATTTATCATTTAGTGTCTGGACATTTACAATAGCATATTCTTTTGCAAAAATATTGACAAATCCCCTCTTTGGTAATCTTCTGTGAAGCGGCATCTGTCCACCTTCAAAGCCTGGTCGCACGCCACCACCACTTCTCGCTTTTTGTCCTTTATGGCCGCGGGTAGATGTCTTGCCATGACCTGAGCCGATACCTCTGCCCACTCTTTTAGGCTTCTTTTTTGAACCTTCTGCAGGCTTTAATTCATGTAACTGCATTATTAACACCTCCTATACTATTTCTTCTACTTTAACAAGGTGCTTTACCTTATTGATCATTCCTCTTATTACAGGAGTATCTTCTTTAACAACGGTGCTGTGCAATTTCCGCAAGCCCAATGCTTTCACTGTACCAATCTGATCATCTGGCCTTCCTATAGTACTTCTAACCAAGGTTATTTTCAGCTTAGCCAACATTAATCACCTCAACCAAGAATTTCCTCAACTGTTTTGCCCCTTAATCTTGCCACTTCTTCAACGGTCCTCAACGACTTTAGACCTTCAAAAGCTGCATTTAGCATATTCCTAGCATTATTGGACCCAACAGATTTCGTCCTTATATTCTTTATCCCTGCAACCTCAAATAATAACCTCAACGGTCCACCTGCTATGACACCGGTACCTTCTCTTGCAGGCTTCATAATAACTTCACCAGCGCCAAAATGGCCCAATACTTCATGTGGAATAGTGTCATTTACAATGGGAATTTTTATCAAGTTTTTCTTAGCAGATTCAATAGCCTTTCGTATGGCGTCAGGTATCTCAGCTGCTTTTCCTTTACCAATGCCAACATGGCCTTTCTTATCACCTACAACAACGACAACACTAAACCTGAAATTTTTACCGCCCTGAACAACTTTTGCTACCCTGTTTATAGAAACAACTCGCTCTTCAAGATTTTCTATTTTACTAGCATCTATTCGCACAAAATCCCCTCCTTTACTTTAAAATTCTAAACCAGCATTTCTGGCTGCTTCCGCCAGTTCTTTAACTTTTCCATGATATATATAGCCGCCTCTGTCAAACACAACTTTTTTTATACCTTTCTCCAGAGCTTTTTTGGCCACCAACTCTCCTACAGCTCTAGCCGATCTGATATTGCACCCCTTTACCTGGCCTCTAAGCTCAGGAGATAATGTAGACACATAGACCAATGTTCTTCCCTGTGTATCATCAATAATCTGTGCGTAAATGTGCTTTAAACTTTTGAATACGCACAAGCGAGGTCTTTCCGGCGTACCTTTAACCTTCTTCCTAATCCTTAAATGGCGCCTGGCTCTTAGCTTATTTCTATCTTCTTTGAGTATCATACTATCACTCCTTTCATTACTTCTTACCTGTCTTACCTTCCTTGAGCTTCAGAACTTCATCGGAGTATTTAATGCCTTTGCCTAAATACGGATCAGGCTTTTTAAGTGATCGTATCTGAGCAGCAACCTGTCCTACCAGCTGTTTATCTACACCCTTAACGGTAATTTTGTTTTCATTTACTACATACTCTATTCCTGGAACCTCATCGACTTCTACTGGATGGGAAAAGCCAAGACTCAGCACCAATTTCTTGCCCTGCTTTTGAACCCTATATCCAACGCCCTGTACCTCTAATGTTTTTTCAAAGCCTTTATTTACACCTTCAATCATGTTCTGTATCAAAGCCCTTGTGAGCCCATGCAATGCCTTGTGTTCCCTCTCGTCACTAGGTCTTTTGACGAATATTTTGCCATCTTCCACCACAATCTTCATGTCTTTATGAAATTCTTTTTTCAGCTCACCTTTTGGGCCTTTCACTGTTACCACATTACCCTCAACTTTCACATCCGTCCCTTTCGGTATTTCAACAGGCAACCTACCTATTCTTGACATAATCGCACCTCCCCTACCAGATATAGCAAATTACTTCTCCGCCTACTCCTTCTTTTCTGGCTTGTTTATCAGTTAATATACCTTTAGACGTAGATATAATTGCTGTTCCAAGCCCTCCTAAAACCCTTGGCAGCTGATCATGAGTTGCATACACTCTTAAACCAGGCTTGCTTATTCTCTTAAGCCCTGATATTACCCTCTCTTTGTTTGGCCCATATTTTAACCATATTCTTATATTTTTATGATTGCCATCTTCAATTACTTCTACATTCTTGATATACCCTTCATCTAACATAATAGATGCTAATTTCATTTTTAATTTAGAGTATGGTATATCTACAGTCTCATGTCTGGCAATATTCGCATTTCTTATCCGTGTAAGCATATCCGCAATTGTATCTGTAACCATCATAATATGCCTCCTTTCTATCCTTACCAGCTGGCTTTCTTAACACCTGGAATTTCGCCTTTATAAGCTTTTTCTCTAAAGCAAATCCTGCATATACCAAATTTGCTCAAATAAGCATGAGGTCTTCCACAAATCTTACATCTATTGTAAGCCCTTGTGGGATATTTCGGTTTTCTCTGTTGTTTTACAATTAAAGCTTTTCGTGCCAAACTCAGTACCTCCTTTATTTAGAAAATGGCATTCCCAGTAACTCTAACAATGCCCGTGCTTCTTCGTCTGTCTTAGCTGTAGTGACAAAAACAATATCCATACCCCTGATTTTATCTATCTTATCGTAATCAATTTCAGGAAAAATAAGCTGCTCCCGTATACCTAATGTATAATTACCTCTTCCATCAAAAGAATTGCTCGATACCCCTCTGAAATCGCGAACCCTAGGAAGATTTATATTAAACAACTTATCGGCAAACTCATACATCTTTTCGCCTCTTAATGTAACCTTTGCACCTATTGGCATTCCTGCTCTTATCTTAAAAGCTGCTATTGACTTCTTAGCCCTTGTAACCATTGGTTTCTGGCCCGTAATCATGGCTAAATCATTTACCGCTGATTCTAAAGCTTTTGGGTTTTCTTTTGCGTCACTGACACCCGTATTTATAACGATTTTCTCGAGTTTTGGCACCTGCATTATATTTTTATAGTTAAATCTCTTCATCAATGCTGGGACTACTTCATTTTTATAGTACTCGTGTAACCTCGACACTTTTTAATGCCTCCTTTCATCCTCATTTATCCAGCGATTCATTGCATTTTTTGCAAACTCTAATCTTTTCTCCATTCTCCAGTATCTCTGTCTTATATCTTACGCCCCTATTGCAATTAGGGCAAAACAGCATTACCTTTGAACTGTTTATCGGTGCTTCTTCATGTATTATTCCAGCTTGCTGAATCCCTGGTCTTGGCTTCTGATGTTTCGTAACAATATTTACTCCTTCTACCAATACCTTACCTGTCTTCGGAAAAGCCTTCAATATTTTGCCTTTTTTACCTTTATCATCACCCGATATGACTACGACCATATCGCCCTTTTTAACATGCACGTCTATCACCTCCATCAAAGTACTTCAGGCGCTAGCGATATAATTCTTGCAAAATCTTTTTCTCTCAGTTCTCTCGCCACAGGTCCAAATATACGTGTACCTCTTGGTTGTTTGTCATCTCTTATAATTACAGCGGCATTATCATCAAACCTGATATAAGACCCATCCTTCCTTCTAATGCCTCTTTTAGAGCGAACCACAACGGCTTTTACCACATCGCCTTTTTTAACAACGCCGCCTGGTGTTGCATCTTTAACAGAACAAACAATTATATCGCCGATATTCGCGTATTTTTTATGAAAACCGCCCATTACATGAATACACATCAACTCTTTTGCTCCAGTATTATCTGCCACATTAAGTCTTGTCTGAGGTTGAATCATCGCCTTATCCTCCTTCCAAATTATTTTGCCCGCTCAAGAATCTCTACAAGCCTCCACCTTTTTTCTTTGCTCAACGGCCTTGTTTCCATAATTTTTACTTTATCCCCTACTCTGCACTGGTTCTGCTCATCATGAACTTTAAATTTTTTTGTTCGCCTGATAGTCTTGCCGTACAAAGGATGTTTTACCCTATCTTCAATAGCCACGACCACAGTTTTATCCATTTTATCACTGACAACAATACCTACTCTCACCTTACGCGCATTCCGTTCCAAGCTAATCCCTCCTTATTTTGATATGGCTTTTAATTCCCTTTCTCGTAAAATGGTCTTTATCCTTGCGATATCTTTTCTAATCAGCCTTATTCTCATAGGATTATCTAACTGCCCTGTCACCATCTGAAACCTCAAATTAAATAACTCTTCTTTGAGGTCACGCAATTTTCTATTGAGTTCAGCATCCGATAACTCTCTCAACTCATTAGCTTTCATTGGCCTCACCACCCATTTCTTCTCGCTTTATGAACTTCGTCTTTATAGGCAGCTTATACATAGCAAGGCGCAGTGCTTCTCTAGCTGTTTCTTCAGGTATACCGCCTATCTCGAACAG from Caldanaerobius fijiensis DSM 17918 includes these protein-coding regions:
- the rpsK gene encoding 30S ribosomal protein S11, whose protein sequence is MPKNVKKARRRRDRRNVEKGIAHIHSTFNNTIVTLTDMTGNAISWASAGTVGFKGSRKSTPFAAQMAAEAAAKAAMDMGMRNVEVYVKGPGAGREAAIRALQAAGLEVNAIKDVTPIPHNGCRPPKRRRL
- the rpsM gene encoding 30S ribosomal protein S13 — translated: MARIAGIDLPRDKRVEIGLTYIYGIGRATSKKILEKAGVNPDTRVRDLTDEEERKLREIIENEYKVEGDLRREVATNIKRLIDIGCYRGIRHRKGLPVRGQRTRTNARTRKGPKRTVAKKKK
- the rpmJ gene encoding 50S ribosomal protein L36; this translates as MKVRPSVKPICEKCKVIKRKGRVMIICENPKHKQRQG
- the infA gene encoding translation initiation factor IF-1, whose protein sequence is MPKEDVIEVEGTVVEALPNAMFQVELENGYRVLAHISGKLRMNFIKILPGDKVTVELTPYDLTRGRIVWRGKKEKE
- a CDS encoding KOW domain-containing RNA-binding protein; this encodes MNNSSDLTPGQIVKSKMGRDSGRYFIVLAVDGGYAFIADGELRKVDKPKKKNIKHLLKTNECDEFIRDKILSGKKISNADLRKALEKYKKA
- the map gene encoding type I methionyl aminopeptidase — encoded protein: MIIIKSRREIEIMKIAGRIVAECLQLVGEKIKPGVKTIELDRVAENYIKKNRAIPSFKGYNGFPANICVSVNEEVVHGIPGDRELKDGDIVSVDIGVIYNGYHGDAARTFPVGNISASAKRLIEVTKESFFKGIQYATSDHRLYDISYAIQRYVESNGYSVVREYVGHGIGRSMHEDPQVPNFGCSGRGVRLREGMTLAIEPMVNEGTFEVRTLDNNWTVVTADGKLSAHYENTIAITPEGPEILTILAGEINE
- a CDS encoding adenylate kinase, giving the protein MNVILMGPPGAGKGTHAAKIVDKYGIPHISTGDIFRENLKNGTALGNKAKEYMDKGQLVPDEIVIEIVKDRLKRPDCEKGFLLDGFPRTIKQADALDDFLKEMGKKIDAVINMVAERETLINRVIYRRVCPECGAVYHLINIPPKVEGKCDVCGANLIQRKDDTKETIEKRLDVYDEQTKPLIDYYSKKGLLYEVDGGKPIEEAFADICRILGSIDDK
- the secY gene encoding preprotein translocase subunit SecY, giving the protein MLSTLINAWKVPDLRKRMLYTLIMLLIFRAGSHIPIPNIDASIIKDYLKSGQLLGFFDIISGGAFRDFTIFAMSIIPYVNASIILQLLTIAIPSLEQLAKEGEEGRKKIAQYTRYGTVILALIQAIGLTFGLKGAIVNPSFINMTIIVLTLTAGTAFLMWLGEQITDKGIGNGISLIIFAGIIARIPSMIATTFKYVSGGTTSFLGGLGFWIAILLLIVSVVVMQEAQRRIPVQYAKRTVGRKVYGGQSTHIPLRLLQAGVIPIIFGLSIVGFPLQIAAFLPNTTFATIVNRYFNWNSFAYNLIDFILIILFTYFYTAIIFNPIEVADNMKQYGGFIPGIRPGKPTADYLTRIMYRITFVGGVFLALITVIPILIMSATGLNVAFGGTAILIAVGVAIDTIKQLEGQMLMRHYQGFLK
- the rplO gene encoding 50S ribosomal protein L15 — its product is MQLHELKPAEGSKKKPKRVGRGIGSGHGKTSTRGHKGQKARSGGGVRPGFEGGQMPLHRRLPKRGFVNIFAKEYAIVNVQTLNDKFNDGDVVTPDVLLERRIIKDIKDGVKILGDGELTKNLTVKANKFSEGAVKKIQEAGGKVEVI
- the rpmD gene encoding 50S ribosomal protein L30, translated to MLAKLKITLVRSTIGRPDDQIGTVKALGLRKLHSTVVKEDTPVIRGMINKVKHLVKVEEIV
- the rpsE gene encoding 30S ribosomal protein S5; the encoded protein is MRIDASKIENLEERVVSINRVAKVVQGGKNFRFSVVVVVGDKKGHVGIGKGKAAEIPDAIRKAIESAKKNLIKIPIVNDTIPHEVLGHFGAGEVIMKPAREGTGVIAGGPLRLLFEVAGIKNIRTKSVGSNNARNMLNAAFEGLKSLRTVEEVARLRGKTVEEILG
- the rplR gene encoding 50S ribosomal protein L18, encoding MILKEDRNKLRARRHLRIRKKVKGTPERPRLCVFKSLKHIYAQIIDDTQGRTLVYVSTLSPELRGQVKGCNIRSARAVGELVAKKALEKGIKKVVFDRGGYIYHGKVKELAEAARNAGLEF
- the rplF gene encoding 50S ribosomal protein L6; the protein is MSRIGRLPVEIPKGTDVKVEGNVVTVKGPKGELKKEFHKDMKIVVEDGKIFVKRPSDEREHKALHGLTRALIQNMIEGVNKGFEKTLEVQGVGYRVQKQGKKLVLSLGFSHPVEVDEVPGIEYVVNENKITVKGVDKQLVGQVAAQIRSLKKPDPYLGKGIKYSDEVLKLKEGKTGKK
- the rpsH gene encoding 30S ribosomal protein S8, which translates into the protein MMVTDTIADMLTRIRNANIARHETVDIPYSKLKMKLASIMLDEGYIKNVEVIEDGNHKNIRIWLKYGPNKERVISGLKRISKPGLRVYATHDQLPRVLGGLGTAIISTSKGILTDKQARKEGVGGEVICYIW
- a CDS encoding type Z 30S ribosomal protein S14 is translated as MARKALIVKQQRKPKYPTRAYNRCKICGRPHAYLSKFGICRICFREKAYKGEIPGVKKASW
- the rplE gene encoding 50S ribosomal protein L5, which produces MSRLHEYYKNEVVPALMKRFNYKNIMQVPKLEKIVINTGVSDAKENPKALESAVNDLAMITGQKPMVTRAKKSIAAFKIRAGMPIGAKVTLRGEKMYEFADKLFNINLPRVRDFRGVSSNSFDGRGNYTLGIREQLIFPEIDYDKIDKIRGMDIVFVTTAKTDEEARALLELLGMPFSK
- the rplX gene encoding 50S ribosomal protein L24, which translates into the protein MEVIDVHVKKGDMVVVISGDDKGKKGKILKAFPKTGKVLVEGVNIVTKHQKPRPGIQQAGIIHEEAPINSSKVMLFCPNCNRGVRYKTEILENGEKIRVCKKCNESLDK
- the rplN gene encoding 50S ribosomal protein L14, with translation MIQPQTRLNVADNTGAKELMCIHVMGGFHKKYANIGDIIVCSVKDATPGGVVKKGDVVKAVVVRSKRGIRRKDGSYIRFDDNAAVIIRDDKQPRGTRIFGPVARELREKDFARIISLAPEVL
- the rpsQ gene encoding 30S ribosomal protein S17; its protein translation is MERNARKVRVGIVVSDKMDKTVVVAIEDRVKHPLYGKTIRRTKKFKVHDEQNQCRVGDKVKIMETRPLSKEKRWRLVEILERAK
- the rpmC gene encoding 50S ribosomal protein L29, whose product is MKANELRELSDAELNRKLRDLKEELFNLRFQMVTGQLDNPMRIRLIRKDIARIKTILRERELKAISK